The following coding sequences lie in one Enterococcus sp. 9E7_DIV0242 genomic window:
- a CDS encoding 6-phospho-beta-glucosidase — protein MSILKNDFLWGGAVAAHQLEGGWDQGGKGISVADVMTVGAHGVPRRITDGVIVGENYPNHEAIDFYTHYKEDVKLFAELGLKCFRTSIAWTRIFPKGDEETPNEEGLQFYDDLFDECLKYGIEPVITLSHFEMPYHLVTEYGGWRNRKVIGFFTKFAEVCFKRYKDKVTYWMTFNEINNQANFEEDFAPFTNSGIKYEDGENREEIMYQAAHYELVASAEAVRIGHEINPKFQIGCMIAMVPIYPYSCSPKDMMAAVSAMQKRYWFTDVHVRGHYPNYIERYLDRQGYRLDITPQDLDTLAHGCVDYIGFSYYMSFAVKDHNKGPAYDYDESKDLVENPYVEASDWGWQIDPTGLRYAMNWFNDRYELPLFIVENGFGAIDELTADNTVDDQYRIDYLKAHIEAMKESVEYDGIDLIGYTPWGFIDLVSAGTGEMKKRYGFIYVNKDNEGNGSLERYKKKSFNWYQNVIATNGEDL, from the coding sequence ATGTCAATTTTGAAAAATGATTTTCTATGGGGCGGTGCTGTCGCTGCCCATCAGCTGGAAGGCGGCTGGGATCAAGGCGGAAAAGGGATCAGTGTAGCCGATGTCATGACGGTTGGCGCGCATGGTGTTCCCCGCAGAATCACCGATGGCGTCATTGTCGGTGAGAACTACCCGAATCACGAAGCCATTGATTTCTATACTCACTATAAAGAAGATGTAAAACTATTTGCTGAATTAGGCTTGAAATGCTTCCGGACCTCCATTGCCTGGACACGTATTTTTCCAAAAGGTGACGAGGAAACACCCAATGAAGAAGGCCTGCAGTTTTATGATGACTTATTTGACGAATGTCTGAAATATGGCATCGAACCAGTCATCACCCTTTCTCATTTCGAGATGCCTTATCATTTAGTCACAGAATATGGCGGCTGGCGCAATCGAAAAGTTATTGGTTTTTTCACTAAATTCGCTGAAGTTTGTTTCAAACGCTACAAAGACAAAGTTACTTATTGGATGACCTTTAATGAAATCAACAATCAAGCCAATTTCGAAGAAGATTTTGCACCATTTACAAACTCAGGAATCAAATATGAAGATGGCGAAAATCGTGAAGAAATCATGTATCAAGCCGCGCATTATGAACTGGTTGCCAGTGCGGAAGCCGTTCGGATCGGTCATGAAATCAACCCGAAATTCCAAATCGGCTGTATGATTGCTATGGTTCCAATTTACCCTTATTCTTGCAGCCCAAAAGATATGATGGCTGCAGTTAGTGCCATGCAGAAACGCTACTGGTTTACAGATGTCCATGTTCGTGGTCATTATCCGAACTACATTGAACGCTATTTGGATCGTCAAGGCTATCGCTTAGACATCACTCCACAAGATCTGGACACATTGGCACACGGCTGTGTCGACTATATCGGCTTTAGCTATTATATGTCCTTTGCTGTTAAAGACCATAACAAAGGACCTGCATATGACTATGATGAATCAAAAGATCTCGTAGAAAATCCATATGTGGAAGCTTCTGATTGGGGCTGGCAAATCGATCCAACTGGTCTGCGTTATGCCATGAATTGGTTCAATGATCGTTATGAGCTTCCTTTGTTCATTGTTGAAAACGGCTTTGGTGCAATCGATGAGCTGACAGCTGACAATACAGTAGATGATCAATATCGAATCGATTATTTGAAGGCACACATCGAAGCTATGAAAGAGTCTGTTGAATATGACGGAATCGACCTGATTGGTTACACGCCATGGGGCTTTATCGATTTAGTCTCTGCCGGAACAGGGGAAATGAAAAAACGTTACGGCTTCATCTATGTAAACAAAGATAATGAGGGAAATGGTTCATTAGAACGCTACAAGAAAAAATCCTTCAATTGGTATCAAAACGTGATCGCTACTAACGGCGAAGATCTTTAA
- a CDS encoding PTS sugar transporter subunit IIC — MNEWINEKLLPPVLRFVNTKPITALRNGMLYTMPFTIVGSIFLLLANIPYEPAANWVTESGLGVYFNQAFGASFAIMAVFAVIGIAYSYVKTEGFEGLPAGMIGLVIFIMFMSAELTDAESGITIGNIINKDWTGGKGMITAILVGLIVGWVYSWFLRHDIRIKLPEQVPENVANSFTALIPAAVLITGAMFVYIFFDKVFSTTFFEFIYDVLQSPLQGVTDTLGGALIIGFLVPFFWFFGVHGSTIVGGIMEPILQANSLENTEILNAGKALTIENGGHIVTKQFMDQFQTVTGAGMTIGLVVFMVFLAKSAQFKQLGRLSLAPALFGINEPIVFATPIVMNPIMVVPFILTPVVSSVITYFALYTGLVPLFTAVQVPWTTPAILSGLLVGGWRTALLQAFVLVLGFFIYLPFARKMDAINYAQETGQPVEEDVLEKIEAEQ, encoded by the coding sequence ATGAACGAATGGATTAATGAAAAACTTCTTCCACCCGTACTAAGATTTGTAAACACGAAACCTATTACTGCGTTAAGAAACGGTATGCTTTATACGATGCCATTTACAATTGTCGGTTCCATTTTCCTGTTACTTGCCAATATTCCTTATGAGCCGGCAGCTAATTGGGTAACAGAATCTGGCTTAGGCGTTTATTTCAACCAAGCGTTTGGTGCTTCCTTTGCTATTATGGCCGTTTTTGCTGTTATAGGTATTGCCTATTCTTATGTAAAAACTGAAGGATTTGAAGGTCTGCCTGCTGGTATGATCGGTCTGGTCATCTTTATTATGTTTATGTCAGCTGAACTAACAGATGCAGAAAGCGGCATAACAATCGGAAATATCATCAATAAAGACTGGACTGGCGGAAAAGGAATGATTACAGCTATTCTGGTTGGTCTAATTGTTGGTTGGGTCTATAGTTGGTTCCTACGACATGATATTCGTATTAAATTGCCGGAACAAGTACCTGAGAACGTAGCGAACTCCTTTACGGCATTGATACCTGCTGCCGTGTTGATTACTGGTGCAATGTTCGTCTACATCTTCTTTGATAAAGTGTTTAGTACAACATTCTTTGAATTCATTTATGATGTTTTACAGTCACCATTACAAGGAGTAACAGATACATTGGGCGGCGCTTTGATTATTGGATTCTTGGTTCCATTCTTCTGGTTCTTCGGCGTACATGGTTCAACCATCGTCGGTGGTATTATGGAACCTATCTTGCAAGCAAATTCATTGGAAAATACAGAAATTCTGAATGCAGGTAAAGCCTTGACTATCGAAAATGGCGGACACATCGTTACCAAGCAGTTTATGGATCAATTCCAAACAGTAACTGGTGCTGGTATGACGATCGGATTAGTTGTCTTCATGGTATTCCTTGCGAAATCCGCACAGTTCAAGCAACTGGGACGTTTATCACTTGCACCTGCCTTGTTCGGTATCAATGAGCCAATCGTTTTCGCAACACCAATCGTTATGAACCCAATCATGGTTGTCCCATTCATTTTGACACCTGTTGTGTCTTCCGTGATCACCTACTTTGCCCTTTACACTGGTTTGGTGCCACTCTTTACCGCGGTACAGGTTCCATGGACCACCCCGGCTATTCTTTCCGGTCTATTAGTCGGCGGTTGGCGTACGGCACTCCTGCAAGCCTTCGTATTGGTTCTTGGCTTCTTCATCTATCTGCCATTTGCAAGAAAAATGGATGCCATCAACTATGCACAGGAAACAGGTCAGCCAGTTGAAGAAGACGTATTAGAAAAAATCGAAGCAGAACAATAA
- a CDS encoding MurR/RpiR family transcriptional regulator gives MFDLEKVQSLNDLELIVYQYILEHITQIPKLTIRELSANCHVSTSTILRFCTKMGFEGFSELKFAVKKAQEQPIGFEDYYASAVHVDSFLKKINQGNYQDTFKPAIDLIIEARHVVFIGLGTSGVLGAYGSRYFSNIGINAYSVSDPFTPIPPRGFESSLVIVLSVSGETSEILKMVSDFKRSNAKILSITNDENSTIAKLADYNISYYMPEEKSAYADPFINLTTQIPVIALVELLAHQAGKQLLQERSAEKE, from the coding sequence TTGTTCGATCTGGAAAAAGTCCAGTCACTGAATGATCTGGAACTGATTGTCTATCAATATATTCTTGAACATATTACGCAAATTCCCAAGCTGACCATTCGCGAGCTCTCTGCCAATTGTCATGTATCAACCTCCACGATCCTCCGTTTTTGTACAAAAATGGGCTTTGAAGGTTTTTCTGAATTGAAGTTTGCTGTAAAAAAAGCCCAAGAACAGCCCATCGGCTTTGAAGATTATTATGCTTCAGCGGTACATGTCGATTCTTTCTTAAAAAAAATCAATCAGGGAAATTATCAAGATACCTTCAAGCCAGCGATTGATTTGATTATCGAGGCACGCCATGTCGTTTTTATTGGACTGGGTACTAGTGGTGTCCTTGGCGCTTACGGCAGTCGCTACTTTTCCAATATCGGGATCAACGCCTACAGCGTCAGCGATCCGTTTACACCGATACCGCCACGTGGCTTTGAAAGCTCCTTGGTGATTGTGCTATCTGTCTCTGGCGAAACATCGGAAATCCTAAAAATGGTGTCCGATTTCAAACGCTCCAATGCAAAAATTTTGAGCATCACTAACGATGAAAATTCCACGATTGCCAAGTTGGCAGATTACAATATTTCCTATTATATGCCGGAAGAAAAATCCGCCTATGCAGATCCATTCATCAATCTGACCACTCAAATCCCCGTGATTGCGTTGGTTGAGCTTTTGGCACATCAAGCCGGAAAACAGCTCTTACAAGAGCGGTCGGCAGAAAAAGAATAG